GAGTTCGAAAGGATCAATGTAAGtttccttctttttcatttatcatGCAAAGCTTTTGCCATGCATGTGAAACAAGCAAATCGCTATtaatgaaaatcatattttttatgtGTCAGTAAAAGCATTATGAAAACTTTTAAGTGCTACtgttgaaaaaaatacattagagCTACTGCATGGCAAGAACtccattttattcataaaataatgTATATGATAAAGATGACAAACTAGATGATGCTTGCTCTAGCAGGCAAGTTAAAATGCGAAATCCAACGTGATGGTCGGGTTCATATAGAAGGAGTAATAGCACGCACAGGAATTTTGAAAGACTCCTCAACTGTATTCCAGATGAAAGTCCAGGAACTATGCCCATCCGGACCATTCACCATTTCTTTTAATCTGCCTGGACCGGTGGACCCCCGATTGTCTTCTCCAACTTTCCGGCCTGATGGCATCCTGGAAGTAATAGTTTTTAAACAAAGAACACCTGCAACAGATGGCAGGTTCCCACCTCCATGAGCTTTATACAAAGAGCTGCATTCTTTTTGCTCTGGGAGGACTGCATAACACTCTGGTATGGTTTACTTCCGTATTGAGTATCGAAAATTGAAGATACCCATGATATCCTCTTTCTTTTAAGTGGGCGTTCAATTAAAAGCTAATTGAATGACTGATCAGTGGTATCTGTTATGCATTATTGCTCCAACCATTGTTCTCGACACGTCAGGGATTTGGCTTGTGGTTGTGATGTCAAAGATGATCTTTAAGTTCAGATACAGTATAATTTATGATCACCTGTTAGCAGTTTTATTAGACTCATTACAAGTAGTCATTGCACTAAATCATTTTCTTGTAGGAAATTGAAATTCCAGGTGCTCAATTATTTTTGGTAACACACTTTAGGAAGTTTAGTCAATCTTTGGTTGGAAATTCGGCAGATCAAGGCTTCACAAATTCAAAGCCTGTTAAAGACAACATAAGATTCCTCTTAACTCAACATGATTTGGAAATTTTAGGAGGCACCAAACAAGTGTCACATTACTCAGTTGGCTCAATTAAAGATATGGGTTTCtcttaagtttatttttcagttttatacTTTACATGGGAAAGTTGTAGTTTAATTCAACTAAGTCGGCACAATAAGAATCACATTTTCTTCAGAGAAAggggaaagaaaaggaagaaaaaaagagaaaaatacaatagTCGAGCTTACAGTGATTTTCTAGGGAATTTGTAGAAGTAATTGAACAAATTTAAcgggttctgcttggccactgagatttctcatatgagaattttgaattttaagattaaatattaaaatattatattttaatattattattgttttggaatttgaaaaagtaggaaaatggttaaattatttattatattttgtataggaatttgaaaaaattgtaatgatgagatgaaaattttgtatttgggTTGAAAATTTTTTGTGGCCAAGTGTTAAAATTCTTAACCAGCAGGCAAGCATTTTCATTGCCTAGTGTTAAAATTATAGTTCAAAAGACGTCTCATTGGTCTGTAGGAGTAGGGAGGGTGGTCTCCACTCGTTCTACCTATAAAATTGACAGCTCCGCATTCCACGTGGACTGCGTCGTCCTATATGAAGGCCCTCTGTCAATTTTTTACGGTGCTGGACTTCGAAGTTTTGGAGAGCACGTCAGGTTGCAACTTGCATTACTCTAGAAATTCACGTCTCATCATCTTTCTATGGTTAGTCTGGGACTTTACAAGTGCTTATAATGAAAGGGAacagtgtgtatatatatcgacatatttaatttaattaaccaGATTGCTCCTAAAAAATGTTTATGATCCATCTAATTATTGGGCGATCATATATTATTGTACAAGACAAatcattattaataatatttgtcaGAAGCTAGATCTGTTATTAACATCGTATAAGACGTAGCTTAGCAACTggcttttcatttattttgatttgaatagGCTTGGAATAGTTGAAGCTCAATTCTATATTTActtgtatttatgtttttttataacatCACTCTCCGAAAGATAGGTTTATACCCATTTGATTAGGCCTGTGCAAAAAATCCGTTAGCCCGTTTGACCCAATCAGATTCGTCTTCTCAAACGAGAAGACGGTTTTGCTTCAATGTCAGGTTGAAGCTGATAAATAACTGGCAGACCCGACTCTTCAGGTATTCAAACTGATTAAACCCATCAAACCCTAGCCAGCCAAAATGAATAAAGCAACCTCTCAAGTTCTGCGAAAATGATGTGTTGCCCATTTGCTAGATCCAGTGGTTTGCCTAGGTTCATAACCCTCCTGGGAGATTTGCAGCATATTATCTTTCCCTTGACATGTGGGAGAGCTGCGTAAGAGCCTGCTTCTCAAGCTTTGACCCATCTTGGGGCTCATAA
This genomic window from Carya illinoinensis cultivar Pawnee chromosome 7, C.illinoinensisPawnee_v1, whole genome shotgun sequence contains:
- the LOC122317433 gene encoding increased DNA methylation 3 isoform X1, with amino-acid sequence MNVQGFVDHSQMKPSVVLTGTAKEGSNAPPVGLVDIGTSEGAYLFRVALPGVRKDQSGKLKCEIQRDGRVHIEGVIARTGILKDSSTVFQMKVQELCPSGPFTISFNLPGPVDPRLSSPTFRPDGILEVIVFKQRTPATDGRFPPP
- the LOC122317433 gene encoding increased DNA methylation 3 isoform X2, which produces MNVQGFVDHSQMKPSVVLTGTAKEGSNAPPVGLVDIGTSEGAYLFRVALPGVRKDQCKLKCEIQRDGRVHIEGVIARTGILKDSSTVFQMKVQELCPSGPFTISFNLPGPVDPRLSSPTFRPDGILEVIVFKQRTPATDGRFPPP